A region from the Triticum urartu cultivar G1812 chromosome 1, Tu2.1, whole genome shotgun sequence genome encodes:
- the LOC125533158 gene encoding uncharacterized protein LOC125533158, translating to MGAPEKKPNPPPAILVPRVFDFPPAAARTKMSVPAYDLMFGKLSLRALFHDYFHQPGKGVVDAGLLFRAPLDDTRVDLAATMSKNGGEALMRWQRDVDDPHNFVDILASTSKRMLRLRSAAYYPSIGIGAFGTFPLLMENRASSEDYGVMGLRYVSRNLSIGASFLPFPFPGEVPYGAWLVGRKGNFSAGLQYKPLSGSNHAMPFTDLKNWNCAISYGMRSTSPLDPSLLFALELVRNTQLVASVYQHHILLKQENERRGNDHITGRLSYLDFGLELATRVNEDKPVDNADKSMFQIAGSWQLNENLLVKAKAGPSKSSAALALKFKPFFTASVTVENDHLKGTRSYGFGIHARDDETAESGYQSVYQTVDPDTSILTQTKVNFNGESKKRKFQFDSPPGNFENLPTELKPVDGVL from the exons ATGGGTGCTCCCGAGAAGAAGCCGAACCCGCCGCCGGCGATCCTGGTGCCCAGAGTCTTCGACTtcccacccgccgccgcccgcaccaa GATGTCGGTGCCGGCGTACGATCTCATGTTCGGGAAGCTCTCCCTGCGCGCCCTGTTCCACGACTACTTTCACCAGCCCGGGAAGGGGGTCGTCGACGCGGGCCTTCTCTTCAGGGCGCCCTTGGACGACACCCGCGTTGATCTCGCCGCCACC ATGTCTAAAAATGGCGGGGAGGCTCTCATGCGGTGGCAGAG GGATGTGGATGATCCGCATAATTTTGTGGATATTCTCGCGTCGACTTCGAAACG CATGTTGCGACTGAGGTCAGCCGCTTACTATCCTAGTATTGGTATTGGCGCCTTTGGGACGTTCCCTCTGCTTATGGAAAACAG GGCGTCTTCAGAGGACTATGGTGTCATGGGTTTAAGATATGTTTCACGGAATCTATCAATTGGAGCGTCCTTTTTGCCGTTTCCCT TTCCTGGTGAGGTACCATATGGTGCATGGTTAGTTGGGAGAAAAGGGAATTTCAGCGCAGGACTACAATACAAGCCACTTA GTGGAAGCAACCATGCTATGCCTTTTACAGACTTGAAGAACTGGAATTGTGCAATCAGCTATGGCATGCGCTCAACTAGCCCACTCGACCCTTCATTACTTTTTGCCCTCGAGCTTGTCAGAAATACACAG CTGGTGGCATCGGTCTATCAACACCATATTCTTTTAAAACAA GAAAATGAGCGTCGTGGCAATGATCATATTACCGGACGATTAAGCTACCTTGATTTTGGGCTTGAGCTAGCGACAAG GGTTAATGAAGACAAACCAGTGGACAATGCTGACAAATCCATGTTTCAGATAGCTGGAAGTTGGCAACTTAATGAAAACTTACTAGTAAAG GCAAAGGCAGGTCCTTCCAAATCTTCTGCTGCTTTAGCATTGAAGTTTAAACCCTTCTTTACAGCCAGTGTTACAG TGGAAAATGATCATTTGAAGGGTACCAGATCATATGGATTTGGAATTCATGCGAGAGATGATGAGACTGCAGAATCCGG TTACCAATCAGTCTACCAAACAGTGGATCCAGATACGAGCATTTTGACCCAAACCAAAGTGAACTTTAACGGAGAGAGTAAGAAGCGCAAGTTTCAGTTTGACTCGCCTCCAGGCAACTTTGAGAACTTACCGACAGAGTTGAAGCCTGTCGACGGAGTATTGTAA
- the LOC125533159 gene encoding uncharacterized protein LOC125533159, whose protein sequence is MNQDQAAPAFGFEGDYNLRISRIYKFPAGLRALGTRYIEPMLVAIGPYHRHLPHLQGMEQVKRLATDHFVNQVEPTREELYAAVLHVAGTARLLYGYGIIPPAPAAAAGAAPPPAPAGDAHQQAPAQEQQQQAPPAAAQHGNNPPPPMGDVEFADMLFHDACFLLQYIRVRMLNTGPPSLAHLFYSKRSVINNDIMLLENQLPWLVLSSLINLTGHVPVTRFIVRLASVFHARRGLGVEQGFELGDYRPGHLLALLRFHMKGDMTRQVDMLVNTPNQISVSFNAIGLEEIGIKLKVSDGNMFADMRINKRSLLPGRKLVLPPMLLGNVSVTCLVNMAALEVCTGISFVDNNTVVCSYVGILAMLMHREDDVHQLRAMHLVQGELTDRETLDLFTSLGKHLPSGERYVSILESIEEYKLGNWLWIAVHRFFYLYFTKIATFFAAIGSIAGVFKAFELIVVKKHQ, encoded by the coding sequence ATGAATCAAGACCAAGCAGCACCGGCTTTTGGTTTTGAGGGTGACTACAACCTGAGGATATCGAGGATCTACAAGTTCCCGGCAGGGCTAAGGGCTCTGGGCACCCGGTACATCGAACCGATGTTGGTAGCCATCGGTCCTTACCACCGCCACTTACCCCACCTCCAGGGGATGGAGCAGGTGAAGCGCCTGGCTACCGACCACTTCGTCAACCAAGTGGAGCCCACGCGAGAAGAGCTATACGCAGCAGTCCTCCACGTGGCGGGCACCGCCCGCCTCCTGTACGGCTACGGCATCATCCCGCCGGCACCAGCCGCAGCCGCAGGTGCCGCGCCGCCCCCGGCGCCTGCAGGAGACGCGCACCAGCAGGCGCCGGCgcaggagcagcagcagcaggcaCCGCCTGCCGCAGCCCAACATGGCAATAATCCGCCACCGCCAATGGGAGACGTTGAATTTGCAGATATGCTTTTCCACGATGCTTGCTTCCTGCTGCAGTATATTAGAGTGCGTATGCTTAACACAGGGCCACCGTCGCTGGCACACCTCTTCTACTCCAAGCGCTCTGTCATCAATAATGACATCATGCTACTAGAGAACCAGCTCCCCTGGCTTGTGCTCAGCAGTCTCATCAATCTTACGGGCCACGTGCCCGTGACAAGATTCATTGTTCGGTTGGCAAGTGTTTTCCATGCTCGCAGGGGTCTCGGGGTGGAACAAGGCTTTGAGCTCGGTGACTACAGGCCGGGTCATCTCCTTGCTCTCCTCCGGTTCCACATGAAAGGAGACATGACACGGCAAGTGGACATGCTCGTCAATACTCCAAACCAGATCTCTGTATCTTTTAACGCCATCGGGCTCGAAGAAATCGGCATCAAGCTCAAGGTGAGCGACGGAAACATGTTCGCGGACATGCGCATCAACAAGAGAAGCCTCTTGCCCGGCCGCAAGCTCGTCCTGCCACCGATGTTACTGGGCAATGTATCCGTCACTTGCCTCGTCAACATGGCGGCTTTGGAGGTATGCACAGGCATATCTTTTGTGGACAACAATACTGTGGTTTGCTCCTACGTCGGTATCCTCGCCATGCTCATGCACCGGGAGGACGACGTGCACCAGCTGCGAGCTATGCATCTCGTACAAGGAGAACTCACCGACCGGGAGACGCTCGACTTGTTCACCAGCCTTGGCAAGCACCTGCCCTCGGGCGAACGCTATGTGAGTATCCTGGAAAGCATTGAGGAGTACAAGCTCGGCAATTGGCTTTGGATCGCGGTGCACAGGTTCTTTTACCTATACTTTACCAAGATCGCGACGTTTTTTGCTGCGATAGGTAGCATTGCTGGTGTGTTCAAGGCGTTCGAGCTCATTGTTGTGAAGAAGCACCAATAG